One segment of Synechococcus sp. A15-24 DNA contains the following:
- a CDS encoding DUF3153 domain-containing protein: MDEQPAPLDLTIAQTALERGDYGQCLEQLTPLAEARPLPDPEGARVRLLMVTALMGQGRDQEALTICQLLSRSGEPQLRQQARQLLTILEAPALDRPERWSMRLPPLSIQATGDAAPVSSRRRRSRKPPPPPTGPTRPPALGFAVLVAAVLLALTVALSGCVRMQADLSSPAPNRLQLAWEIQSSTGQLLPWQQRFDRKLQPLQPDVTVEHPRPGTQRITTAAMPSAAFRSTLTQVFELLSASAGIDLPEPRIRLVERNWLVGVQQRLILQLDLDRLPELPGVDLTLGLNQGQVNQTLRPTKNINLEASSWRWSPLGLGSLVVAVLLLLSLLLQGVRRRLGFGFPELPS; encoded by the coding sequence GTGGACGAGCAACCGGCTCCGCTGGACCTAACGATCGCTCAAACCGCGTTGGAACGCGGTGACTACGGCCAGTGCCTGGAACAGCTGACCCCGTTGGCGGAAGCCCGGCCTTTACCGGATCCCGAGGGAGCCAGGGTCCGGCTGTTGATGGTCACGGCCTTGATGGGTCAGGGGCGGGACCAGGAGGCCCTCACCATCTGTCAGCTGCTGAGCCGTTCCGGTGAACCGCAGCTGCGCCAGCAGGCCCGTCAGTTGCTGACGATCCTCGAAGCCCCCGCGTTGGACCGTCCAGAGCGGTGGTCCATGCGGCTTCCGCCTTTATCGATTCAAGCCACTGGCGATGCCGCACCGGTGTCGTCCCGACGTCGACGTTCGCGCAAACCGCCACCACCGCCCACAGGTCCCACCCGGCCTCCGGCACTGGGGTTTGCCGTCCTGGTCGCCGCCGTGCTGCTGGCCCTGACGGTGGCCCTGAGCGGCTGCGTTCGCATGCAAGCCGATCTCAGCAGCCCGGCGCCGAATCGCCTACAGCTCGCCTGGGAGATCCAGAGCAGCACCGGCCAACTCCTGCCCTGGCAGCAACGGTTTGACCGCAAGCTCCAGCCGCTTCAGCCTGATGTAACCGTGGAGCATCCCCGTCCGGGAACTCAGCGGATCACCACCGCCGCCATGCCCTCTGCAGCCTTCCGGTCAACCCTCACCCAGGTGTTTGAACTCTTAAGCGCCAGTGCTGGGATCGACCTACCGGAACCCAGGATCAGGCTCGTGGAGCGCAACTGGCTGGTGGGGGTGCAGCAGCGCTTGATCCTGCAACTGGATCTCGATCGACTGCCAGAGCTGCCCGGGGTTGATTTGACCCTCGGACTGAACCAGGGGCAGGTGAACCAAACCCTTCGCCCAACTAAAAACATCAACCTGGAAGCCAGCAGCTGGCGCTGGAGTCCACTGGGTCTGGGCAGCCTTGTGGTGGCGGTTCTGCTGTTGCTCAGTCTGCTGCTGCAGGGGGTTCGACGTCGTCTCGGATTCGGTTTCCCGGAACTTCCCTCCTGA
- a CDS encoding single-stranded DNA-binding protein: MNHCVLEVEVIDAPTVRYTQDNQTPIAEMSVRFDPLREGDQPGELKVVGWGNLAQELQSRVQVGQRLMLEGRLRMNTVPRQDGMKEKRAEFTLARMHPITPGSAPQPSQPAAAPTAAAAPPAKAEPEAASWNAAPLVPDTDEIPF; this comes from the coding sequence ATGAACCACTGTGTGCTGGAAGTGGAGGTGATCGACGCACCTACGGTTCGATACACCCAGGACAACCAGACGCCGATCGCCGAGATGTCGGTTCGGTTTGATCCGCTTAGGGAGGGCGATCAACCCGGTGAACTCAAGGTGGTGGGTTGGGGAAATCTGGCCCAGGAACTGCAGAGCCGCGTGCAGGTCGGCCAGCGCTTGATGTTGGAAGGGCGTCTTCGGATGAACACTGTGCCCCGCCAGGACGGGATGAAGGAAAAGCGGGCGGAATTCACTCTGGCGCGCATGCATCCCATCACTCCAGGCTCCGCTCCCCAACCGTCTCAGCCAGCAGCGGCCCCCACCGCAGCGGCTGCGCCACCAGCGAAGGCCGAGCCCGAGGCCGCCAGTTGGAATGCCGCCCCCCTGGTGCCGGATACGGACGAGATTCCCTTCTGA
- the priA gene encoding primosomal protein N': MKFSGLCNPSDKPPDLVEVWLEAGREGRTFTYSADAALGLQAGDLVRVRLRGRPLHGLVVARYNVSLGATVPEKLQAVEGLVQRAAVDPQWRLWLEGVAERCHLSVFRMLKAALPAGWLGQARTLSEGRALLWVERLQPPEPAPRLTFRQQQLLDALDAAGSGLWQRSLEASGFSPAMVRSMEAKGWVRRDRRPLSTGVMSAAPLEAARPLTSEQQQVMQRFEAVPDGEGMLLWGITGSGKTEVYLQLAEQELAAGRHVLILTPEIGLIPQLVDRCRRRFGSRVLEYHSGCRDRERLQVWRRCLAPEQPLLVVGTRSAVFIPLSPLGLVVLDEEHDSSYKQDSPMPCYHARDLALDRIRASGGRLVLGSATPSLDSWVQLHPDGPLHLGRLTQRISQQSLPPVHVVDMRHELAEGHRRLISRPLMDRLAELPEKGEQAVILVPRRGYSPFLGCRSCGEVVMCPNCDVALTVHRGSGGRQWLRCHWCDHRDAIGNRCAHCGSTAFKPFGAGTQKVMELLNQELDGLRLLRFDRDSTGGRDGHRRLLDRFASGEADVLIGTQMLAKGMDLPQVTLAAVLAADGLLHRPDLRASEQALQLLMQLAGRAGRGERPGQVLVQTYCPDHPVIRHLVDGRYEDFLAQEVQLRREAALVPFSRACLLRLSGVSASATATAASVLAERVRPLCRDRGWWLLGPAPAPVARVAGRSRWQLLLHGPVGSPLPLPPGQTLWDELPRGVALAVDPDPLEL; this comes from the coding sequence ATGAAGTTTTCGGGCCTTTGCAACCCTTCCGACAAGCCTCCTGATCTCGTTGAGGTCTGGCTTGAGGCTGGGCGTGAGGGCAGGACCTTCACCTACAGCGCCGATGCAGCGCTTGGGTTGCAGGCCGGCGACCTGGTGCGGGTGCGGTTGAGGGGACGTCCTCTGCATGGATTGGTGGTTGCCAGATACAACGTGTCCCTTGGAGCCACCGTGCCGGAGAAGCTTCAGGCGGTTGAAGGCCTGGTGCAACGAGCTGCAGTAGACCCCCAGTGGCGCCTCTGGCTTGAGGGGGTGGCTGAACGCTGCCATCTCAGTGTGTTCCGGATGCTGAAAGCAGCCCTCCCCGCCGGTTGGCTGGGCCAGGCCCGGACCCTGTCTGAAGGTCGTGCATTGTTGTGGGTGGAGCGGTTGCAGCCACCCGAGCCCGCTCCCCGCCTCACGTTCCGCCAGCAGCAACTCCTGGATGCGCTGGATGCTGCGGGGTCGGGACTGTGGCAGCGCTCGCTGGAAGCTTCCGGCTTCAGTCCTGCCATGGTCCGGTCCATGGAGGCAAAAGGCTGGGTGCGCCGGGATCGGCGTCCCCTCTCCACAGGGGTGATGTCTGCTGCCCCGCTGGAGGCCGCCAGGCCCCTCACCAGTGAGCAGCAGCAGGTGATGCAGCGCTTTGAGGCCGTTCCCGATGGGGAGGGGATGCTGCTCTGGGGCATCACCGGGTCCGGCAAGACCGAGGTGTACCTGCAGTTGGCGGAGCAGGAGTTGGCGGCCGGCCGTCATGTGTTGATCCTCACCCCTGAGATCGGCCTGATTCCTCAGTTGGTGGATCGTTGCCGGCGTCGCTTCGGCTCCAGGGTTCTCGAATATCACAGCGGTTGCCGGGATCGGGAGCGCCTCCAGGTGTGGCGTCGCTGCCTTGCGCCCGAGCAGCCTCTGCTGGTGGTGGGAACCCGCTCAGCGGTGTTCATTCCCCTCTCGCCGCTGGGGTTGGTGGTGCTGGATGAGGAACACGACAGCTCCTACAAACAGGACTCCCCGATGCCCTGCTATCACGCCAGGGACCTGGCTTTGGATCGGATTCGTGCCAGTGGTGGGCGCCTGGTGCTCGGCAGCGCCACCCCATCACTGGACAGCTGGGTGCAACTGCATCCCGATGGGCCCCTGCATCTGGGACGTCTGACCCAGCGGATCTCTCAGCAGTCTCTGCCTCCGGTCCATGTGGTGGACATGCGGCATGAGCTCGCCGAAGGACACCGTCGACTGATCAGTCGGCCGCTGATGGATCGATTGGCCGAGCTGCCGGAGAAGGGGGAACAGGCGGTGATCCTCGTGCCACGACGGGGCTACAGCCCTTTTCTGGGGTGCCGTAGTTGCGGGGAGGTGGTGATGTGCCCGAACTGTGATGTGGCGCTCACCGTCCACCGGGGTTCCGGCGGTCGTCAGTGGCTGCGTTGTCACTGGTGTGATCACCGCGATGCAATCGGCAACCGTTGCGCCCATTGCGGGTCCACCGCCTTCAAGCCCTTCGGTGCCGGAACCCAGAAGGTCATGGAGTTGCTTAATCAGGAATTGGATGGGCTGCGGCTGCTCCGGTTCGACCGGGACTCAACCGGTGGTCGAGACGGACACCGTCGCTTGCTGGATCGTTTTGCCTCCGGCGAGGCGGATGTGTTGATCGGAACCCAGATGCTGGCCAAGGGCATGGACCTTCCCCAGGTGACGCTGGCGGCGGTGCTTGCGGCGGATGGCCTGTTGCACCGTCCCGATCTACGGGCCTCTGAACAGGCTCTGCAATTGCTGATGCAGCTGGCGGGTCGTGCTGGGCGGGGCGAACGCCCCGGTCAGGTGCTGGTGCAGACCTACTGCCCAGACCATCCCGTGATTCGTCATCTGGTGGATGGCCGGTACGAGGATTTCCTGGCCCAGGAGGTGCAGCTGCGGCGGGAGGCGGCGCTCGTGCCCTTCAGCCGCGCCTGTCTGCTGCGGTTGTCCGGTGTGTCCGCCAGCGCCACGGCCACAGCGGCATCGGTTCTGGCGGAACGGGTACGTCCTCTCTGTCGCGACCGTGGCTGGTGGTTGTTGGGGCCGGCCCCAGCCCCGGTGGCACGGGTGGCAGGGCGCAGCCGATGGCAGTTGCTGCTCCACGGTCCGGTGGGCTCCCCCCTGCCGCTTCCCCCCGGGCAGACCCTCTGGGACGAACTTCCCCGCGGTGTGGCTCTGGCGGTGGATCCTGATCCGCTGGAGCTGTAG
- a CDS encoding DUF2854 domain-containing protein, whose product MKDLLSPGSLVTVAGGVLTVVGGVAYATGSANLSLPTIFYGIPILLGGLALKSSELPPARRVTPKAQLKAEREQAAPELGKLLGDVTRWRYGQKAHLESSLEALKLWDEDNPPALTEIEELSSAAGYGLRLRFEGNAVPMDRWEDKLDRLGRFFAKGMKAELTPVDQTCFDLKLLPDA is encoded by the coding sequence ATGAAAGATCTGTTGTCTCCCGGAAGCCTTGTCACCGTCGCCGGTGGCGTTCTCACCGTGGTGGGTGGTGTGGCCTATGCCACGGGAAGTGCCAATCTCAGCCTCCCAACCATCTTCTACGGGATCCCGATTCTTCTGGGGGGGCTGGCACTGAAGTCATCGGAACTCCCACCCGCCAGACGGGTTACCCCCAAGGCCCAGCTCAAGGCAGAACGCGAGCAAGCCGCTCCAGAGCTGGGCAAGCTGCTTGGGGATGTGACCCGGTGGCGCTATGGGCAGAAGGCCCATCTGGAGTCCTCCCTTGAAGCCCTCAAACTCTGGGACGAAGACAACCCACCGGCTCTCACCGAGATTGAAGAGTTGTCATCCGCTGCGGGCTATGGCCTGCGACTCCGGTTTGAGGGCAACGCCGTACCGATGGATCGCTGGGAAGACAAACTCGATCGCCTCGGTCGTTTTTTCGCCAAGGGGATGAAGGCGGAACTGACCCCTGTTGATCAAACCTGTTTCGATTTGAAGCTCCTGCCTGATGCCTGA
- a CDS encoding adenosine kinase — protein MTRFPSTCSLDVVGIGNAIVDVLVQTDDAFLAQHGLQKGGMALIDEQQAETLYTASGPGLETSGGSVANTMVGIAQLGGRAGFIGRVRDDRLGGIFSHDIRAVGARFDTPAATTGATTARCLIYVTPDAERTMCTFLGASTQLEPEDLDLSMVRDTKVLYLEGYLWDSPAAKRAFIAAADVCREAGGQVALSLSDGFCVDRHRESFLELVNGHVDVLFANEVEIKSLYETDDFDTALKKVGGGCSVIAVTRGGEGSVVLSGDQRWDIGIFGLGELVDTTGAGDLYAGGFLHGYTQGESLERCGQLGALCAGQIVTQLGARPQVSLRELAAAHLN, from the coding sequence ATGACGCGCTTCCCCAGCACCTGCAGCCTTGATGTGGTGGGCATCGGCAACGCCATCGTGGACGTGTTGGTTCAGACCGATGACGCCTTTCTGGCGCAACACGGACTGCAGAAGGGCGGGATGGCGCTGATCGATGAACAGCAGGCAGAGACCTTATACACCGCCAGTGGGCCAGGTCTGGAAACCTCCGGAGGTTCCGTGGCCAACACCATGGTGGGAATTGCCCAGCTGGGGGGACGGGCAGGCTTCATCGGACGGGTGCGCGATGACCGGCTCGGTGGCATCTTCAGCCACGACATCCGCGCCGTCGGTGCGCGCTTCGACACACCTGCTGCCACCACGGGAGCCACCACAGCCCGCTGCCTGATCTACGTCACCCCGGATGCGGAACGCACGATGTGCACGTTCCTTGGCGCCTCCACCCAGCTGGAGCCGGAAGACCTGGACCTCTCGATGGTGCGTGACACCAAGGTGCTGTACCTCGAGGGCTACCTCTGGGACAGTCCAGCGGCTAAGCGGGCCTTCATTGCCGCGGCGGACGTTTGCCGCGAGGCCGGCGGTCAGGTCGCCCTTTCACTGTCCGACGGCTTCTGCGTGGACCGGCACCGCGAGAGCTTTCTCGAACTCGTCAACGGTCATGTGGATGTGCTGTTCGCCAACGAGGTGGAGATCAAATCGCTCTACGAAACCGACGATTTCGACACCGCTCTGAAGAAGGTAGGCGGCGGCTGCTCGGTGATCGCCGTCACCCGTGGAGGGGAGGGATCCGTGGTGCTCAGCGGTGATCAACGCTGGGACATCGGCATCTTCGGCCTGGGCGAGCTGGTCGACACCACCGGGGCCGGAGACCTCTACGCCGGCGGTTTTCTGCACGGCTACACCCAGGGAGAATCCCTGGAACGCTGTGGTCAACTGGGGGCCCTCTGTGCCGGGCAGATCGTCACCCAGCTGGGGGCTCGTCCCCAGGTGTCCCTGCGGGAGCTGGCCGCAGCCCATCTGAACTGA
- the argB gene encoding acetylglutamate kinase, with protein MPEPIQSGDDALRVSVLSEALPYIQRFSGRRIVIKYGGAAMAHAELREAVFRDLALLACVGVQPVVVHGGGPEINQWLKRLEIPAEFRDGLRVTDADTMDVVEMVLVGRVNKQIVNGLNQLGTRAVGLSGSDGSLVEARPWGDGSHGLVGDVARVNPDVLEPLLERGYVPVISSVAATPGDGRAHNINADTVAGELAAALEAEKLILLTDTPGILRDRDDPDSLIRKLRLSEARQLIDDGVVAGGMTPKTECCIRALAQGVSAAHIVDGRVPHALLLEVFTDAGIGTMVVGRG; from the coding sequence ATGCCTGAGCCGATTCAATCCGGTGACGATGCCCTGAGGGTGTCGGTACTCAGTGAAGCGCTGCCGTACATCCAGAGATTTTCTGGCCGCCGCATCGTGATCAAGTACGGCGGTGCCGCCATGGCCCATGCCGAGCTGCGCGAGGCGGTGTTCCGTGATCTCGCCCTGCTGGCCTGTGTTGGGGTGCAGCCGGTGGTGGTCCATGGCGGAGGGCCGGAAATCAACCAATGGCTCAAACGTCTGGAGATCCCTGCCGAATTCCGCGACGGCCTGCGGGTCACCGATGCCGACACGATGGATGTGGTGGAGATGGTGCTGGTCGGGCGGGTCAACAAGCAGATTGTCAACGGACTCAATCAACTCGGAACGCGGGCCGTGGGTCTGAGTGGCAGCGACGGCAGCCTGGTGGAAGCACGCCCATGGGGCGACGGCAGCCATGGACTGGTGGGAGATGTGGCCCGGGTCAACCCGGATGTGCTGGAGCCGCTGCTGGAACGGGGTTATGTGCCGGTGATCTCCAGCGTTGCCGCCACCCCGGGTGATGGCCGCGCCCACAACATCAACGCCGACACCGTGGCCGGCGAGCTGGCGGCAGCCCTCGAGGCCGAGAAGTTGATCCTGCTGACCGATACCCCCGGAATCCTCAGGGATCGGGACGATCCCGACTCACTGATTCGCAAACTGCGTCTCTCAGAGGCGCGTCAACTCATCGATGATGGTGTTGTGGCCGGTGGTATGACCCCCAAGACCGAATGCTGCATCCGGGCCCTGGCGCAAGGGGTTTCAGCGGCTCACATCGTTGATGGACGGGTGCCCCACGCTCTGCTGCTGGAAGTGTTCACCGATGCCGGCATCGGCACCATGGTCGTGGGACGCGGCTGA
- a CDS encoding precorrin-6A/cobalt-precorrin-6A reductase, whose product MQGRGNGQGRIWLLSGTGEGPPLAAALLRTGWRVEVSVVTPSAARPYTGLDLDRMAVGSLQGEKAIEAVLNNGAGFRWVIDATHPFAIRISADLARTCARCGQPLLRLQRPLEQGGVVQLLDRFSDLRGVDLGGRRLLLALGGRHLPAVHSDAVAAGADVFARCLPSADGLRAALAAGLPPDHLAVVRPLQGDRAGAIERALCRRWRITDVICRQSGGVTERLWRQLSADLDLRLLMLRRPATPAGVETVESEPSLMKRLQEAPRVGADD is encoded by the coding sequence ATGCAAGGTCGGGGGAATGGCCAGGGGCGGATCTGGTTGCTGTCGGGGACCGGTGAAGGGCCACCATTGGCGGCGGCTTTGTTGCGGACTGGCTGGCGGGTCGAAGTGAGTGTGGTGACCCCCTCCGCCGCCCGCCCCTACACCGGGCTCGACCTCGATCGGATGGCTGTCGGCTCACTCCAGGGAGAGAAAGCCATCGAGGCTGTTTTGAACAACGGTGCTGGCTTTCGCTGGGTGATTGATGCGACCCATCCCTTCGCGATTCGCATCAGCGCAGATCTGGCCCGGACCTGTGCCAGGTGCGGCCAGCCTCTGCTGCGCCTGCAACGGCCGCTGGAACAGGGCGGGGTAGTGCAGCTGTTGGATCGGTTCAGTGACCTGCGGGGGGTCGATCTCGGCGGTCGACGTCTGCTGCTGGCCTTGGGGGGGCGGCATCTTCCTGCTGTGCACAGCGATGCCGTCGCCGCCGGCGCTGACGTCTTTGCCCGTTGTCTCCCCTCCGCTGATGGTCTCAGGGCCGCACTGGCCGCCGGTTTACCCCCGGATCATCTGGCGGTGGTCCGGCCGCTGCAGGGGGACCGTGCCGGTGCGATCGAACGGGCCCTGTGTCGCCGCTGGCGGATCACGGATGTGATCTGCCGGCAGTCGGGTGGTGTGACGGAGCGCCTCTGGCGTCAGCTGTCCGCCGATCTGGACCTGCGGCTGCTGATGTTGCGTCGTCCGGCGACCCCAGCAGGCGTCGAGACTGTGGAGAGTGAACCCAGCCTGATGAAGCGGCTGCAGGAGGCTCCCCGTGTTGGCGCTGATGACTGA
- a CDS encoding adenylosuccinate synthase — translation MSLANVVVIGAQWGDEGKGKITDLLSRSADVVVRYQGGVNAGHTIVVDDRVLKLHLIPSGILYPDTICLIGSGTVVDPKVMLGELDMLIANDIDISGLQLASTAHVTMPYHRLLDLAMEKQRGDRRIGTTGRGIGPTYADKSQRSGIRVIDLLDEARLRERLEGPLQEKNQLLETIYGVEPLDAETVIKEYLGYGKRLAPHVVECTQAIHQAARARKNILFEGAQGTLLDLDHGTYPYVTSSNPVSGGACIGAGVGPTLIDRVIGVAKAYTTRVGEGPFPTELSGRLNDQLTERGGEFGTTTGRRRRCGWFDGVIGRYAVQVNGLDCLAVTKLDVLDELDAIQVCVAYELDGERIEHFPSSAEDFARCNPIFETLPGWQCSTEDCRKLEDLPDAAMAYLRFLADLMEVPIAIVSLGASRDQTIVVEDPIHGPKRALLSA, via the coding sequence GTGTCATTGGCCAACGTTGTCGTCATCGGAGCTCAGTGGGGTGACGAAGGGAAAGGAAAGATCACCGATCTCCTCAGCCGCTCCGCCGATGTGGTCGTTCGCTACCAAGGTGGTGTGAATGCAGGCCACACGATCGTCGTGGACGACCGTGTGCTGAAGCTGCATCTGATCCCCTCCGGAATCCTTTATCCGGACACGATCTGCCTGATCGGGTCCGGCACGGTCGTGGATCCCAAGGTGATGCTCGGTGAGCTGGACATGCTCATCGCCAACGACATCGATATCTCCGGCCTGCAGCTGGCCTCCACGGCCCACGTGACCATGCCGTACCACCGCCTGCTTGATCTGGCGATGGAGAAGCAGCGCGGCGACCGGCGGATCGGCACCACCGGCCGCGGCATCGGACCGACCTATGCCGATAAATCCCAGCGTAGCGGTATCCGTGTGATCGACCTGCTGGATGAAGCACGGCTGAGGGAACGTCTTGAGGGACCCCTCCAGGAAAAAAATCAACTGCTGGAGACGATCTACGGCGTCGAGCCCCTCGATGCGGAGACCGTGATCAAGGAGTACCTGGGCTACGGCAAGCGCCTGGCCCCCCACGTGGTGGAGTGCACCCAGGCCATCCACCAGGCGGCAAGGGCCCGCAAAAACATCTTGTTCGAAGGTGCCCAGGGCACCCTGCTGGATCTCGATCACGGCACCTATCCCTACGTCACCTCCTCCAATCCGGTGTCCGGTGGGGCCTGCATCGGTGCCGGCGTGGGACCGACGCTGATCGACCGGGTGATCGGCGTGGCCAAGGCCTACACCACCCGTGTCGGCGAAGGCCCCTTCCCGACGGAGCTCAGTGGCCGATTGAACGACCAGCTCACCGAGCGTGGCGGCGAATTCGGCACCACCACCGGCCGCCGACGTCGCTGTGGTTGGTTCGACGGGGTGATCGGCCGTTATGCGGTTCAGGTGAACGGCCTCGACTGCCTCGCCGTGACCAAGCTCGATGTGCTGGATGAGCTGGATGCCATCCAGGTGTGCGTGGCCTACGAGCTGGATGGTGAACGCATTGAGCATTTCCCCAGCAGCGCCGAGGACTTCGCCCGCTGCAACCCGATCTTCGAGACCCTTCCCGGCTGGCAGTGCTCCACCGAGGACTGCCGCAAGCTCGAGGATCTGCCGGACGCTGCCATGGCCTACCTGCGCTTCCTCGCTGATCTGATGGAGGTGCCAATCGCGATTGTCTCCCTGGGTGCCAGCCGCGATCAGACCATCGTTGTGGAAGATCCGATCCACGGCCCCAAACGGGCTCTGCTCAGCGCCTGA
- the rpoD gene encoding RNA polymerase sigma factor RpoD — protein sequence MSPAATKTAKPDIVLLANSEGEVGEVMPTAETKKVPARRRSSKASAKDLTTEADELLAAADPKKAEASKTKDKAAPKASTKKTTAKAATAKKPSAKKATAKKASSKTIAATDAAPAKAVVAKPEIVLSPEEKAKAIAAEKAAKAKALASIKIGPKGVYTEDSIRVYLQEIGRIRLLRPDEEIELARKIADLLHLEELAAQFESDNGREPDNKEWAALVEMPLIRFRRRLMLGRRAKEKMVQSNLRLVVSIAKKYMNRGLSFQDLIQEGSLGLIRAAEKFDHEKGYKFSTYATWWIRQAITRAIADQSRTIRLPVHLYETISRIKKTTKVLSQEFGRKPTEEEIAESMEMTIEKLRFIAKSAQLPISLETPIGKEEDSRLGDFIEADIENPEQDVAKNLLREDLEGVLATLSPRERDVLRLRYGLDDGRMKTLEEIGQIFDVTRERIRQIEAKALRKLRHPNRNGVLKEYIK from the coding sequence ATGAGCCCTGCCGCCACCAAAACCGCCAAGCCGGACATCGTTCTGCTGGCCAACTCCGAGGGAGAGGTGGGGGAGGTCATGCCAACCGCTGAAACCAAGAAGGTTCCAGCCCGACGTCGCAGCAGTAAGGCCAGCGCCAAGGATCTAACAACAGAAGCCGACGAGCTTTTAGCCGCCGCCGACCCGAAGAAGGCAGAGGCCAGCAAAACAAAAGACAAAGCAGCTCCGAAGGCCAGCACGAAAAAGACCACGGCCAAGGCAGCAACAGCCAAGAAACCCTCTGCCAAGAAAGCCACCGCCAAGAAAGCCAGCAGCAAGACCATCGCTGCGACTGATGCGGCACCAGCCAAGGCTGTGGTGGCCAAGCCTGAAATCGTGCTGTCTCCAGAGGAGAAAGCCAAAGCCATTGCTGCTGAGAAGGCAGCGAAAGCCAAGGCGCTGGCCAGCATCAAGATCGGCCCGAAGGGTGTCTACACCGAAGACTCCATTCGGGTGTATCTCCAGGAAATCGGACGTATCCGCCTGCTCCGGCCCGATGAGGAGATTGAGCTGGCTCGGAAAATCGCCGATCTGCTCCACCTTGAAGAGCTCGCCGCTCAATTCGAGAGCGACAACGGCCGGGAACCCGACAACAAGGAATGGGCGGCTCTAGTGGAGATGCCCCTGATCCGCTTCCGCCGACGCCTGATGCTCGGACGTCGGGCCAAGGAAAAGATGGTGCAGTCCAACCTGCGCCTGGTGGTGTCCATCGCCAAGAAGTACATGAACCGGGGCCTGAGCTTCCAGGACCTGATCCAAGAGGGCAGCCTCGGCCTGATTCGCGCCGCCGAGAAGTTTGATCACGAGAAGGGCTACAAGTTCTCCACGTACGCCACCTGGTGGATCCGGCAGGCCATCACCCGTGCCATCGCGGATCAATCCCGCACCATTCGCCTGCCGGTGCACCTCTACGAGACGATTTCCCGCATCAAGAAAACCACCAAGGTCCTCTCCCAGGAATTCGGTCGTAAGCCAACCGAAGAAGAAATTGCTGAATCGATGGAGATGACCATCGAGAAGTTGCGCTTCATCGCCAAGAGTGCCCAGTTGCCCATCTCCCTGGAAACCCCCATCGGCAAGGAAGAAGACTCGCGCCTCGGGGACTTCATCGAAGCCGACATTGAGAATCCTGAGCAGGACGTGGCCAAAAATCTTCTTCGGGAAGATCTGGAAGGAGTTCTCGCCACCCTCAGCCCCCGCGAACGGGATGTACTGCGGCTGCGCTATGGCCTGGATGACGGACGGATGAAGACCCTCGAAGAGATCGGTCAGATTTTCGATGTAACCCGCGAACGCATCCGCCAGATCGAAGCCAAGGCCCTGCGCAAACTGCGCCACCCCAACCGCAACGGTGTTCTGAAGGAGTACATCAAATGA
- the cutA gene encoding divalent-cation tolerance protein CutA produces MTDSPRLVLALTTEADQARAQTLAEALLERRLVACVSLQPLQSLYRWKGELQRDAEVQLLLKTSADQLGRLREAVIELHSYDTPEWLTWPVEASGAYGAWALAQLSSDGLRPAPAGTPGDEPPAG; encoded by the coding sequence ATGACTGACTCCCCACGCCTGGTGCTGGCTCTGACCACGGAGGCGGATCAGGCCAGAGCTCAGACCCTGGCGGAGGCTCTGCTGGAGCGCCGCTTGGTGGCTTGTGTGTCGTTGCAACCGCTCCAGTCGCTGTACCGCTGGAAGGGTGAGCTGCAGCGGGACGCAGAAGTGCAGTTGCTGCTCAAAACCAGCGCCGATCAGCTGGGCAGGCTGCGGGAGGCCGTGATAGAGCTGCACAGCTACGACACCCCGGAATGGTTGACCTGGCCGGTGGAGGCCTCAGGCGCCTATGGCGCCTGGGCCTTGGCGCAGCTCAGTTCAGATGGGCTGCGGCCAGCTCCCGCAGGGACACCTGGGGACGAGCCCCCAGCTGGGTGA